Proteins from a genomic interval of Lolium perenne isolate Kyuss_39 chromosome 1, Kyuss_2.0, whole genome shotgun sequence:
- the LOC127347336 gene encoding probable cyclic nucleotide-gated ion channel 5, with translation MFSSCTGNNTHRSFQFTDDDGRNDKFVRLDNTISPTATMEAGSGHQMDSYFSSRPVKIRSRSVRMAAAGVINRSERLKNIGRVFQEDLKSISLKIYDPQDPFLNRMNRLFLFSCIVSVAVDPLFFYLPSVSETQSNTCIGFDRVLAAGATALRSALDFFFLARILLQFHTAFIAPSSRVFGRGELVVDSAAIARRYMRRFFVFDVLSVLPLPQIQIVKFFLRPKGSDLLPIKTALFFIVLTQYVPRLVRIYPITTELKRTTGVFAETAFAGAAFYLLLYMLASHMVGAFWYLLAVERLDDCWREKCAGLRFHQCKQFMYCAGKNKDDDQDGFTEWRSMIRKVLAQECAPVDQSGTGFNYGIYTTAIASGVTHTAALIPKILFCLWWGLQNLSTGAQGLETTHYKGEALFAILLALFGLILMALLIGNMQTYLQSMTLRMEEMRLKRRDSEQWMHHRHLPDDLRDRVWRHNQYKWLETRGVDEDGLVRCLPKDIRRDVKRHLCLRLVRRVPLFANMDERLLDAICERLKPSLCTEATYVVREGDPVDEMLFIIRGRLESSTTDGGRTGFFNRGLLKEGDFCGEELLTWALDPKAAANLPLSTRTVKAISEVEGFALHADELKFVAGQFRRLHSKQLQQTFRFYSQQWRTWASCFIQAAWRRYQKRKVLEQRRREEEEAYAAEVAASGVSSSRLIKTTFLVSRFAKNVMRGVHRQRSLRAENLILLPKPPEPDFGRVNY, from the coding sequence ATGTTCTCCAGCTGCACCGGCAACAACACCCATAGGTCGTTCCagttcaccgacgacgacggccgCAACGACAAGTTCGTAAGGTTGGACAATACGATCAGCCCGACCGCCACCATGGAAGCCGGCAGCGGCCACCAGATGGACAGCTACTTCTCCAGCCGCCCGGTCAAGATCCGGTCGCGCTCCGTCCGCATGGCGGCGGCCGGCGTGATCAACCGGTCGGAGCGCCTCAAGAACATCGGGCGCGTCTTCCAGGAGGACCTCAAGAGCATCTCCCTCAAGATCTACGACCCGCAGGACCCGTTCCTGAACCGCATGAaccgcctcttcctcttctcctgcaTCGTCTCCGTCGCCGTCGACCCGCTCTTCTTCTACCTCCCCTCCGTGTCCGAGACCCAGAGCAACACCTGCATCGGCTTCGACCGCGTCCTCGCCGCGGGGGCCACCGCGCTCCGATCCGCCCTCGACTTCTTCTTCCTTGCCCGGATCCTGCTGCAGTTCCACACCGCATTCATCGCGCCGTCCTCGCGGGTGTTCGGCCGTGGGGAGCTCGTCGtcgactccgccgccatcgcgcgaCGCTACATGCGCCGCTTCTTTGTGTTCGACGTCCTCTCAGTGCTGCCGCTGCCGCAAATCCAGATCGTCAAGTTCTTCCTGCGCCCCAAGGGCTCCGACCTGCTCCCCATCAAGACGGCGCTCTTCTTCATCGTGCTCACCCAGTATGTGCCCCGCCTCGTCCGCATATACCCCATCACCACCGAGCTCAAGCGAACCACCGGGGTCTTCGCTGAGACCGCCTTCGCCGGTGCTGCTTTCTACCTCCTCCTCTACATGCTCGCCTCCCACATGGTGGGCGCCTTCTGGTACCTCCTCGCCGTCGAGCGCCTGGATGACTGCTGGCGCGAGAAGTGCGCGGGGCTGAGGTTCCACCAGTGCAAGCAATTCATGTACTGTGCCGGGAAAAACAAAGACGACGACCAGGACGGGTTCACGGAGTGGCGGAGCATGATCCGGAAGGTGCTCGCGCAGGAGTGTGCCCCTGTAGACCAGAGCGGCACCGGCTTCAACTACGGCATCTACACCACCGCCATCGCCTCCGGCGTCACCCACACTgcagcgctcatccccaagatacTCTTCTGCCTCTGGTGGGGGCTCCAGAACCTCAGCACGGGCGCGCAGGGCCTGGAGACGACGCACTACAAGGGGGAGGCGCTCTTCGCCATCCTGCTCGCTCTCTTCGGCCTCATCCTCATGGCGCTGCTCATCGGAAACATGCAGACGTACCTCCAGTCCATGACGCTGCGGATGGAGGAGATGCGCCTGAAGCGACGCGACTCGGAGCAGTGGATGCACCACCGCCACCTCCCCGACGACCTCCGGGACCGGGTGTGGCGACACAACCAGTACAAGTGGCTCGAGACGCGCGGCGTGGACGAGGACGGCCTGGTGCGATGCCTGCCCAAGGACATCCGCCGGGACGTTAAGCGCCACCTCTGCCTCCGCCTTGTCCGCCGGGTGCCGCTTTTCGCCAACATGGACGAGCGCCTCCTCGACGCCATATGCGAGCGGCTCAAGCCCAGTCTCTGCACGGAGGCCACCTACGTGGTCAGGGAAGGGGATCCCGTCGACGAGATGCTCTTCATCATCAGAGGCCGGCTCGAGAGCTCCACCACCGACGGAGGGCGCACGGGGTTCTTCAACAGAGGCCTGCTCAAGGAAGGCGACTTCTGCGGGGAGGAGCTGCTGACGTGGGCGCTGGACCCCAAGGCGGCGGCGAACCTGCCTCTCTCTACGCGCACGGTGAAGGCCATCTCCGAGGTGGAGGGCTTCGCGCTGCACGCCGACGAGCTCAAGTTCGTGGCCGGGCAGTTCAGGCGGCTGCACAGCAAGCAGCTGCAGCAGACCTTCAGGTTCTActcgcagcagtggcgcacctgggCGTCCTGCTTCATCCAGGCCGCCTGGAGGAGGTACCAGAAGCGCAAGGTGTtggagcagcggcggcgggaggaggaggaggcgtacGCCGCAGAGGTGGCGGCGTCGGGGGTGTCGTCCAGCAGACTGATCAAGACCACCTTCCTGGTGTCCAGGTTTGCCAAGAACGTCATGCGCGGCGTGCACCGCCAGCGGTCGCTTCGGGCGGAGAACCTCATCCTCCTGCCCAAGCCGCCGGAGCCCGACTTTGGCAGAGTCAACTACTGA